The Vicia villosa cultivar HV-30 ecotype Madison, WI unplaced genomic scaffold, Vvil1.0 ctg.000182F_1_1, whole genome shotgun sequence DNA segment CTTCCTCCACCAGCCACCAATTTTCGAACTTAAAGGACCTCCGCTTCTGCCGATGTTGCACAGGATTGGAGCAAAGAAAAATCGGGTTGTGGTCAGAATGGGAAGCAATAAGATTGAATAAATTGGTTGAAGGGAACAACTGTAACCAATCTGATTTAGCTAGTGATCTGTCCAAAAGTTCCTCTATCATATGCAGTGTTCCTCGACTCTTTGTCCACGTGAACGGATATCCCTCCATGTGAATATCAGTAAGATCACAATCACTCACCACCTCTTGAAAACCATTACACAGCTAGTCAGGGTGCGGATGAATCCCTTGCTTATCCGATTGAGACAACATATCATTAAAGTCGCCAATGATGCACCACGGTAAAATTGATATATCGTGAAGATCTCGAATCATGTTCCAAGCCTGACGACGTCTCGTTCTTTCCGGGTACCTGTAGTAACACGTAAGTCTCCAATCACCTTTCTCCTCATCTTTAACAATAAGATTAACAAAGTTTCTACTAAAATTCATAATGCCGCACTTTTGAGTATTCCTCCACATAACAGCGA contains these protein-coding regions:
- the LOC131625076 gene encoding uncharacterized protein LOC131625076 — its product is MEGYPFTWTKSRGTLHMIEELLDRSLAKSDWLQLFPSTNLFNLIASHSDHNPIFLCSNPVQHRQKRRSFKFENWWLVEEGVSEVVDEGWLAADTHSVVEKLTGCAAELQR